One region of Armigeres subalbatus isolate Guangzhou_Male chromosome 3, GZ_Asu_2, whole genome shotgun sequence genomic DNA includes:
- the LOC134226602 gene encoding WD repeat-containing protein 19, producing MSGDKVLYRNEEPHGQGDVFFLWQTGGSAQLMATTGSDGTVAVFNRQGLLIERIVLQGLCAGFAWDKDGDVLAVITQSSPQLIVWDSNSQKKQHVDIGLRDPPSCIIWSTRNSLLAVATSRGNLSIYNHATTKRIPILGKHTKRITCGAWGFANWGSGNLGMIHILALGSEDKTLSLSNEEGDTLRSVQLRDNPSDMHFAEMKTDERLPGENTISMILGKRTLFLYHLPEPDSPTELGFQQRYGSLLQHKWFGDGYVLLGFSLGHVVAISTHPREVGQELWQVKNHRDSLNSIAVCKELEFIASCGDNNIKIHSMSNLQETIKILTLHDQAALKNIEWSSDGQLLGVTTSQGTICVFVTKLHSLYAISPPRIALLSSLAEVAIYHYAPDKIKSAPVTIALEVEPSFLAVGPYHMACGMNNHVWFYDLGRTLNDNPLLLGDREYMSEIKEVALSSEYCAVLCGGQIMLHSIETTNESTMNRDPKIFPDEVRGMNESVITCLALTNDFLCFATDLGNIVHFSLERWSLVVQFRHQVGIKTIHVDLDGTRMVFIDDHNHGYVYISASEETIRIPEFPKHAVGVLWDFSHPIVFIAFDRSSCVTYALVRASVEGKRVEKVGVTSLISDQMPLMLYDGELCLHGSGGQLTNIVLDTHANKPGRDVKEQLRAVRLMRKHNESWELCNLMNDVEEWKELGRAAIADLNIPFAIKVYRNIGDVAMVYALEDIVQIEDTNTLAGFCALLLNKVDEAKTLFAKSGNPQEALELCRDLLQWEQAMALAGSLAPEQLPFLAREYAQQLEFTGSHAEALMNFERGLKSDILPSSDGVIEQEVLNQHLNLCKAGIARTSIKCGDYRRGVQLALELNDKELFNDCGEALMASGNLNEAAILLEKGENWDKCCELYINLKQWKKIDHILPNVTSLKLHAAYAKAKEADGHYADAINSYHQAGDLDSVVRIYLEYLSDPHSASEILLETRSIEGSKLLSKYFEKHGDYESAIQFLILCGSITDAFSIAQKQNKIRYYGEVLEQSSNAKPSDYLILATYFENEKYTLLAGKYYFLGKEYSKALKHLLKASSFSNEENTALSLAIDCVASANDEKLSNQLIEYLLGETDGVPKDPKLLFRLYMAKRQFKEAAKAAMIIANQEQTAGNYRSAHDLLFSMYQELKRNNLTIASDMKASLALLHRYTLVRTHVKCGNHLQAARLLLQVAKSISQFPSHVVPILTSTVIECHRTGLRKSAFEYAVMLMRSEFRGQIDSKYAKKIESIVRKAPRGQLEDEGAYESNPCPVCDANLPTMDFICGQCKTTLPVCIATGQHIVKEDIVACPECDFPALKVEFMKILESTDNQCTMCGEEIEASRLVDIDDIQPYIEGAAT from the exons ATGAGCGGAGATAAG GTTTTGTACCGGAACGAGGAACCCCATGGGCAGGGCGACGTGTTCTTCTTGTGGCAGACAGGCGGTTCTGCCCAACTGATGGCCACAACTGGAAGTGATGGGACGGTGGCGGTCTTCAATCGGCAGGGTTTACTTATAGAAAGGATAGTGCTTCAAGG CCTCTGTGCCGGATTCGCCTGGGATAAAGATGGAGACGTCCTGGCAGTGATCACGCAAAGCTCCCCACAGCTCATTGTGTGGGATTCGAATTCTCAAAAGAAGCAACACGTTGACATTGGTTTGCGCGATCCACCCAGCTGTATTATTTGGTCAACGAGGAATTCATTGCTCGCAGTTGCCACATCTAGAGGCAATCTCTCGATATACAACCATGCAACCACGAAAAGGATTCCGATTTTGGGAAAACATACCAAGCGAATCACATGCGGAGCATGGGGTTTTGCAAACTGGGGTTCGGGAAACCTGGGAATGATTCACATTCTAGCGCTCGGGAGCGAGGACAAAACATTGTCATTAAGCAATGAGGAAGGCGACACTCTGAGATCGGTGCAGCTGAGGGATAATCCTAGCGATATGCATTTcgccgaaatgaaaacagacgAGCGACTTCCGGGGGAGAATACAATAAGTATGATTTTAGGAAAAAGAACGTTGTTTTTGTACCATCTGCCGGAGCCGGATTCTCCCACGGAATTAGGATTTCAGCAGCGTTATGGATCGCTGCTACAGCATAAATGGTTTGGGGATGGCTACGTACTTTTGGGTTTTAGTTTAGGACACGTAGTAGCAATATCGACGCATCCTAGAGAAGTTGGACAGGAGCTTTGGCAGGTTAAGAATCACAGAGATTCCCTGAACAGCATTGCCGTTTGTAAAGAGCTGGAATTCATCGCATCGTGTGGCGATAACAA TATCAAAATTCATTCCATGAGCAACCTCCAGGAGACGATCAAAATTCTTACCCTCCATGATCAGGCGGCCTTGAAAAACATCGAGTGGAGCTCCGATGGACAGCTACTGGGGGTGACCACTTCTCAGGGCACGATTTGTGTGTTTGTAACCAAGCTGCATTCACTTTATGCAATTTCTCCGCCTCGGATAGCGCTACTGTCTAGTTTGGCGGAAGTTGCCATCTACCACTACGCTCCAGATAAGATCAAGTCCGCGCCGGTCACAATCGCACTGGAAGTGGAACCTTCTTTTCTAGCAGTGGGACCCTATCATATGGCGTGCGGTATGAACAACCATGTTTGGTTCTATGATCTGGGCCGGACGTTAAACGATAATCCACTGCTGTTGGGTGATCGCGAGTACATGTCGGAGATTAAGGAAGTGGCCTTGAGCTCCGAGTACTGTGCGGTACTTTGTGGAGGACAAATCATGCTGCATTCG ATTGAAACTACAAATGAGTCGACAATGAATCGTGATCCTAAGATATTTCCAGACGAAGTTCGCGGCATGAATGAATCGGTTATCACCTGCTTGGCTTTGACGAACGATTTTCTCTGCTTCGCGACAGAT CTCGGTAATATTGTGCATTTCTCGTTGGAACGGTGGTCTCTTGTGGTGCAATTTCGTCACCAGGTAGGTATCAAAACGATCCATGTTGATTTGGATGGGACCCGAATGGTGTTCATCGATGACCACAACCACGGATACGTTTACATCTCGGCAAGCGAGGAAACGATACGGATTCCAGAATTTCCTAAGCATGCGGTTGGTGTTCTGTGGGATTTCTCACATCCAATTGTGTTCATTGCATTTGATCGAAGCAGTTGCGTAACGTATGCGCTGGTGCGAGCTTCGGTGGAGGGAAAACGTGTAGAAAAAGTTGGAGTTACCAGTTTGATTAGCGACCAAATGCCACTGATGCTGTACGACGGTGAGCTGTGCCTTCACGGAAGTGGTGGCCAGTTAACGAATATTGTTCTGGATACGCATGCGAATAAACCAGGCAGGGATGTGAAGGAGCAGCTAAGGGCAGTTCGATTGATGCGCAAACATAACGAATCCTGGGAGTTATGCAATTTGATGAATGACGTTGAAGAATGGAAGGAATTAGGAAGGGCAGCAATAGCAGATCTGAATATACCGTTTG CTATCAAGGTTTATCGTAATATTGGAGACGTAGCCATGGTGTACGCCTTGGAAGATATAGTACAAATAGAGGACACGAATACCTTAGCTGGTTTCTGTGCCTTACTGCTGAATAAGGTTGATGAAGCGAAAACACTATTCGCTAAGAGTGGAAATCCACAAGAAGCGCTAGAGCTGTGCAGAGATCTTTTGCAATGGGAGCAAGCAATGGCTCTAGCTGGATCGTTGGCTCCTGAACAGTTACCATTTTTGGCGCGAGAATATGCTCAACAGTTGGAATTTAC AGGAAGCCATGCCGAAGCACTTATGAACTTTGAACGAGGTTTGAAAAGTGACATTCTCCCCAGTTCGGACGGAGTTATTGAACAGGAAGTTCTCAACCAGCATTTAAATTTGTGTAAAGCAGGGATCGCCCGTACTAGCATTAAATGTGGAGACTATCGAAGGGGTGTTCAACTTGCCCTGGAGTTAAATGACAAGGAACTGTTCAATGATTGTGGTGAAGCTTTAATGGCCAGTGGAAATCTCAACGAAGCGGCCATCCTACTGGAGAAAGGTGAAAATTGGGACAAGTGTTGCGAACTTTACATCAATCTCAAGCAGTGGAAGAAAATCGACCACATTCTTCCGAATGTTACTAGTCTTAAGTTGCATGCAGCCTATGCCAAGGCAAAGGAAGCGGATGGACACTATGCGGACGCCATCAACAGTTACCATCAGGCAGGAGACCTAGATAGCGTCGTTCGGATCTACCTGGAATATCTGTCCGATCCTCACAGCGCTTCGGAGATCCTTTTAGAAACAAGATCAATTGAAGGGTCCAAATTGCTTTCTAAATATTTTGAGAAACATGGAGACTACGAATCAGCTATTCAATTCCTGATTCTATGTGGCTCCATTACCGATGCCTTTTCAATTGCTCAAAAACAGAATAAAATCCGTTATTACGGTGAAGTCTTAGAACAGAGTTCCAACGCTAAGCCCAGTGATTACCTAATTCTTGCCACGTACTTTGAAAACGAAAAGTACACACTTCTAGCAgggaaatactattttttaggCAAAGAGTATTCGAAGGCTTTGAAACATCTATTGAAAGCTTCTTCGTTCAGTAACGAAGAGAACACGGCGCTTTCTCTAGCAATCGACTGCGTGGCGTCAGCAAACGACGAAAAACTTTCAAATCAATTGATAGAGTACCTTCTTGGAGAGACAGATGGTGTTCCCAAGGATCCCAAACTACTGTTTCGTCTATACATGGCCAAGAGGCAATTCAAGGAAGCCGCCAAGGCAGCCATGATAATAGCAAACCAGGAACAAACTGCTGGTAACTACCGAAGTGCTCACGACCTGCTCTTCTCTATGTATCAAGAACTTAAGCGCAACAACCTAACGATAGCATCCGACATGAAGGCATCCTTGGCTCTGCTACATCGATATACTTTGGTGAGGACACATGTCAAATGCGGGAACCATCTACAGGCAGCCCGACTTTTGTTGCAAGTAGCCAAGAGCATATCGCAATTTCCATCTC atGTCGTTCCAATCCTGACCTCCACGGTGATTGAATGTCACCGGACTGGGTTACGCAAGTCCGCGTTTGAGTATGCAGTGATGTTAATGCGATCGGAGTTTCGCGGTCAAATCGATTCCAAGTATGCCAAAAAGATCGAATCTATTGTCCGGAAAGCGCCTCGTGGTCAGCTGGAGGACGAAGGCGCATACGAGTCCAATCCGTGTCCGGTGTGTGATGCGAACCTACCCACGATGGACTTTATCTGCGGACAGTGCAAGACGACGTTGCCAGTTTGCATCGCTACC GGTCAGCATATTGTTAAGGAAGACATAGTGGCCTGTCCAGAGTGTGACTTTCCTGCATTGAAAGTGGAATTTATGAA AATCCTGGAATCGACAGACaaccaatgcacaatgtgtggGGAGGAGATTGAAGCCTCTCGTTTGGTGGACATTGATGATATTCAACCGTACATTGAGGGTGCGGCGACGTGA